A genomic region of Papaver somniferum cultivar HN1 chromosome 7, ASM357369v1, whole genome shotgun sequence contains the following coding sequences:
- the LOC113298621 gene encoding P-loop NTPase domain-containing protein LPA1 homolog 1-like, producing MAEVPKLLYIVVLDDNEDTKNNNKKKNEKEKDGKTTDNSFRYTRSVLQSTLQLMGCKARHAFKISRRVFEVIRKSSLVTTPPAGSEASGIDNKENNNVEVGEGDNASHTVMENEDIASKPFELYKRQTTIVIRREAFLDVVCDALSVYKYVGANQRADLVLACRVRERKESVTVLLCGTSGCGKSTLSALLGSRLGVTTVISTDSIRHMMRSFVDEKQNPLLWASTYHAGEYLDPVAVAESKAKRKAKKLARLPREDSPDIVQNRNPDGRTSETNTSCNELIGPKRMAVEGFKAQSEMVIDSLDRLITAWEERKESVVVEGVHLSLNFVVGLMKKHPSIIPFMVYISNEDKHMERFAVRAKYMTLDPTKNKYVKYIRNIRTIQEYLCNRADKHLVPKINNTNVDKSVAAIHATVFSCLRRREAGEQLYDPSTNTVSLIEEEYRHQCAANSLSSKGMFQLIQRKGSSRHLMALLNTDGSVAKAWPVESDGNGKPISGYGSEKGIGNPMYGPLLIGKAEPVNLQFGNFGISAFPNDTGGTSHAGSVDETDTGSRYHSSCCSSPRMMSDGAAKELKEELSVSGSEEEADDPPEADSDEDLSDTDDKNHEDIEGSVDEESTKSDEEYEDLAMRDGQENGYWSDDEGDLKKMVLILGKGGDAGNGKYQENLDIFLKNRSGMLSEPSCACSAMLLETNQETMPLASTKVRLRRRSLSIPAMGKRGSLVNGPILSGAP from the exons ATGGCGGAAGTACCAAAATTGCTGTATATTGTTGTGTTAGACGATAATGAAGATACGAAGaacaataataagaagaagaatgagaaagagaaagatgGAAAAACAACTGATAATTCGTTTCGATATACAAGGTCCGTGTTACAGAGCACTCTACAACTCATGGGTTGCAAAGCTAGACATGCTTTTAAG ATTAGCAGAAGGGTTTTCGAAGTGATACGAAAATCCTCATTAGTGACCACGCCTCCTGCGGGGTCTGAAGCATCTGGAATTGAtaataaagaaaacaacaatgttGAAGTGGGGGAAGGGGATAATGCCAGCCATACAGTTATGGAAAATGAAGACATCGCCAGTAAACCATTCGAGTTGTACAAAAGgcaaacaactattgtcattcgAAGAGAGGCGTTCTTGGATGTTGTTTGTGATGCTCTTTCAGTATATAAGTATGTAGGTGCTAATCAGAGGGCTGATCTGGTTTTGGCTTGCAG AGTCCGAGAAAGGAAGGAATCTGTGACTGTGTTGTTATGTGGTACCAGTGGGTGTGGCAAGTCGACTTTGTCCGCGTTGCTG GGCAGCAGATTGGGAGTTACAACTGTGATTTCGACTGACTCAATCAGGCACATGATGAGGAGCTTCGTGGATGAAAAACAGAATCCTCTATTATGGGCTTCAACCTATCATGCCGGGGAATACTTGGATCCTGTTGCAGTCGCAGAATCTAAGGCTAAAAGGAAAGCTAAAAAATTAGCACGACTTCCCAGAGAGGATTCACCAGACATAGTTCAAAACAGAAACCCTGATGGTAGAACTTCAGAAACAAATACTTCCTGCAATGAGTTGATTGGTCCAAAGCGGATGGCTGTTGAGGGGTTCAAAGCTCAAAGTGAGATGGTTATTGACAGTCTTGACCGGCTAATTACTGCATGGGAAGAGCGGAAAGAGTCGGTGGTAGTGGAAGGTGTTCACCTGAGCCTTAACTTTGTG GTGGGACTTATGAAGAAACATCCCTCAATCATACCTTTCATGGTTTACATCAGCAATGAAGATAAACACATGGAACGGTTTGCAGTACGCGCAAAGTACATGACATTGGATCCAACAAAGAACAAATATGTTAAGTATATCCGCAACATAAGAACCATTCAAGAATACTTATGCAACAGAGCCGATAAACACTTGGTCCCTAAGATAAACAATACCAATGTCGACAAGAGTGTGGCAGCAATCCATGCCACTGTTTTCAGTTGCCTGCGCCGAAGAGAAGCGGGGGAGCAGCTGTATGATCCTTCAACAAACACCGTGTCCTTGATAGAAGAGGAATACAGGCATCAGTGTGCTGCTAATTCGCTGAGCTCTAAGGGTATGTTTCAGCTTATTCAGAGGAAAGGATCTTCCAGACATCTCATGGCTTTGTTAAATACTGATGGCTCTGTTGCAAAAGCATGGCCAGTTGAATCAGATGGCAATGGGAAACCCATTTCAGGATATGGTAGTGAGAAGGGCATAGGTAATCCTATGTATGGACCCTTGTTAATTGGCAAAGCTGAACCAGTCAATCTTCAGTTTGGTAACTTCGGAATCAGCGCATTTCCCAATGACACTGGTGGCACCAGCCATGCAGGAAGTGTTGATGAGACTGACACTGGGAGCAGATATCACTCTTCCTGCTGCAGCTCCCCGAGAATGATGTCAGATGGAGCTGCAAAGGAG CTCAAAGAGGAATTATCAGTATCCGGCAGTGAGGAAGAGGCTGATGATCCTCCAGAGGCAGATAGTGATGAGGATCTTAGTGACACAGATGACAAAAACCATGAAGAT ATTGAAGGCTCAGTGGACGAAGAGTCAACCAAGTCTGATGAGGAGTATGAAGACTTGGCAATGCGGGATGGCCAAGAAAACGGATACTGGTCAGATGATGAGGGGGATCTTAAGAAAATGGTGTTAATTCTTGGAAAAGGTGGTGATGCGGGTAACGGGAAATACCAAGAGAATCTCGATATTTTCCTGAAAAACAGGAGTGGAATGTTATCTGAGCCATCCTGTGCTTGCTCCGCCATGTTGTTGGAAACTAACCAGGAAACCATGCCGTTGGCCAGCACCAAAGTCAGACTTCGAAGACGGTCCCTTAGTATTCCAGCAATGGGGAAGCGGGGGTCTTTGGTTAATGGGCCCATCCTTTCTGGAGCACCTTAG
- the LOC113298620 gene encoding pumilio homolog 4-like: MVIAEMVIENPLQMYSDLELMKRRYRNGMGGGSNGNNIIEDSLSKEIELIMTRRERLEEEIVDKQRGASICRSGSAPPTVEGSLNAFDSLFSTRNNFDVVGGIYRNGNNGMNSHGNVISSSEEELRSHPAYHSYYYSHENHNPRLPPPSMSKEDWRIAQRVQAFGGIGDRRKEDLIRNYSSKSLFSLQPGSSAENGQTDLVRVKSRNFADQQQQQPSAEWLERETDGLIGLGLGEKRKSLANMIQEELGEPTLVSGHLSRPVSRNAFSDVDPMGTPDSEVTQLHSGLNSIDGIQSRSTTPGLVRVQGSGSSLSHTFASAVGSSIPRSTTPESHLAARAIGPGFPPVGGRGSLVDQNNVLDANTFNGLPSSTEDRASIAASLFGLSLSKTRLVDEVGHDLSQLKREFDVQPSFHIGMPNDRSQSLQKHLVKKTEAVTLPIPSIYKELANKNDNLTDASVSEMNSNAQSNFRKGTSASANVYKKGPYAGSASFDQAVRYQSTDMPDRSLPGHMPETYPINDGQDSVNHFDTGANFSISMGRSLDGNRNQVRSGPQVPIVDPLYVQCMQRASDHTAQAATSPQDPFSGRNYSHVDMIALHRAYLEALIAQPNPYGMPFLDKSSSLTHPYLRSPAFGHGMKHSRNLMARSIPSVVSGSPMLQNQRISSFPSMLRGTTGGSLGSWLSGDGEKVEESYGSSLLEEFKTNKARSFELSEIVDYVVEFSADQYGSRFIQTKLESATVEEKNKIFPKIIPHARNLMTDVFGNYVIQKFFEHGTESQRKELSDQLMGHVLPLSLQMYGCRVIQKALEVVDVDRQTCMVAELDGSIMKCVRDQNGNHVIQKCIECVPQDRIQFIISSFYGQVVSLSTHPYGCRVIQRVLEHCDDVKTQHIIMEEIMHSVCTLAQDQYGNYVVQHVLEHGKPHERSAIINKLSGLIVKMSQQKFASNVVEKCLTFAGPEERQVLVKEMLGSTEENKPLQVMMKDQFGNYVVQKVLETCDNHSRELILSRVRVHLNTLKRYTYGKHIVARVEKLVTAGERCIGMSSLCSA, encoded by the exons GGGGTGCGAGTATTTGTCGAAGTGGAAGCGCTCCACCAACTGTGGAAGGATCTCTGAATGCTTTTGATAGTTTGTTTAGTACTAGGAATAATTTTGATGTTGTGGGTGGAATTTACAGGAATGGGAATAATGGGATGAATTCTCATGGCAATGTAATTTCATCTTCAGAAGAAGAGCTTCGTTCACATCCTGCGTATCATTCGTATTATTATTCACATGAGAATCATAACCCTAGACTGCCTCCACCATCGATGTCAAAAGAAGATTGGCGGATTGCACAAAGGGTACAAGCATTTGGTGGGATTGGAGATAGGAGGaaagaggatttgattaggaattaTAGCAGTAAATCACTCTTCTCATTACAGCCAGGTAGTTCGGCAGAAAATGGGCAAACAGATTTGGTGAGAGTTAAATCAAGGAACTTTGCtgatcaacagcagcaacaaccttCTGCAGAATGGCTTGAGAGGGAGACAGATGGTCTAATTGGTTTGGGATTGGGGGAAAAGAGGAAGAGTCTCGCCAATATGATCCAG GAAGAACTTGGTGAACCTACACTGGTATCAGGTCATCTCTCACGCCCAGTTAGCCGTAATGCTTTCAGCGATGTTGATCCAATGGGTACTCCTGATTCTGAAGTGACACAATTGCACAGTGGATTAAACTCTATAGATGGCATACAATCCAGGAGTACTACCCCCGGGCTAGTCAGGGTTCAAGGTTCTGGATCATCCCTTTCTCATACATTTGCATCGGCTGTGGGTTCATCTATACCAAGAAGTACTACCCCTGAATCTCATCTGGCAGCCAGGGCTATTGGACCTGGTTTTCCTCCAGTAGGAGGAAGAGGTAGTTTAGTTGACCAAAACAATGTTCTTGACGCAAACACCTTCAATGGTCTTCCTTCAAGCACTGAGGATCGTGCTTCCATTGCAGCTTCTTTGTTTGGTTTAAGCCTGTCTAAAACTAGACTTGTTGATGAAGTTGGTCACGACCTATCCCAGCTTAAACGGGAATTTGATGTCCAGCCTAGTTTCCATATTGGTATGCCAAATGATCGTAGTCAGAGCCTGCAGAAGCATCTGGTCAAGAAGACTGAGGCCGTAACACTGCCAATTCCTTCCATATACAAGGAGTTGGCAAACAAAAATGACAATCTCACAGATGCAAGTGTTTCTGAGATGAATAGCAATGCGCAATCAAACTTCAGAAAAGGAACATCTGCTTCTGCTAATGTGTACAAGAAAGGACCTTATGCTGGGTCTGCAAGTTTTGACCAAGCTGTTCGCTATCAGAGTACAGATATGCCAGATAGGAGCTTGCCTGGCCATATGCCTGAGACATATCCCATCAATGATGGACAGGATTCAGTTAATCATTTCGATACAG GTGCAAATTTTTCTATCAGTATGGGACGAAGTCTAGATGGAAACAGAAATCAAGTGAGGTCTGGCCCTCAGGTCCCAATTGTGGACCCTCTTTATGTACAGTGTATGCAAAGAGCTTCTGATCACACAGCACAGGCTGCAACAAGCCCACAAGACCCTTTTTcaggaaggaattattcacatgTAGATATGATTGCGCTTCATAGGGCTTATCTTGAAGCACTAATTGCCCAACCGAATCCCTATGGCATGCCATTTTTGGATAAATCTAGTAGTTTGACTCATCCATACTTAAGGAGTCCTGCATTTGGTCACGGCATGAAACATTCTAGGAACCTAATGGCCAGATCTATTCCTTCAGTGGTATCTGGAAGCCCCATGTTACAGAATCAGAGGATCTCTAGTTTTCCTTCTATGTTGAGGGGCACAACTGGAGGATCTCTAGGATCTTGGCTCTCTGGTGATGGTGAAAAAGTAGAAGAAAGCTATGGATCATCCTTATTGGAAGAGTTCAAAACCAACAAAGCCAGGAGTTTTGAACTCTCGGAAATTGTTGATTATGTGGTTGAATTCAG TGCGGATCAATATGGAAGTCGATTTATCCAAACAAAACTAGAAAGTGCCACAGTTGAGGAAAAGAACAAGATCTTCCCAAAGATCATCCCTCATGCTCGTAATTTGATGACCGATGTCTTTGGAAACTATGTCATACAAAAA TTTTTTGAGCACGGCACAGAAAGCCAAAGAAAGGAGTTGTCTGACCAGCTCATGGGTCATGTTTTGCCGCTGAGTCTTCAAATGTATGGTTGCAGAGTGATTCAGAAG GCTTTGGAGGTGGTGGATGTGGATCGGCAGACTTGTATGGTGGCAGAGCTTGATGGTTCAATTATGAAATGTGTTCGTGATCAGAATGGTAACCATGTCATACAGAAGTGTATCGAGTGTGTCCCTCAAGATCGGATTCAGTTTATTATCTCATCCTTCTATGGGCAGGTTGTGTCACTCTCCACGCATCCGTATGGCTGCCGTGTCATTCAG AGGGTCCTTGAGCACTGTGATGACGTAAAAACACAACATATTATAATGGAGGAAATCATGCACTCTGTTTGTACTTTGGCTCAAGATCAATATGGAAATTATGTTGTCCAG CACGTCCTGGAACATGGGAAGCCACATGAACGATCTGCAATAATCAACAAGCTTAGTGGGTTGATAGTAAAAATGAGTCAACAGAAATTTGCCTCCAATGTTGTGGAGAAATGTTTAACTTTTGCAGGTCCTGAAGAGCGGCAAGTTTTGGTAAAGGAGATGCTTGGCTCTACTGAGGAGAACAAACCTTTGCAG GTGATGATGAAAGATCAATTTGGGAACTATGTTGTTCAGAAGGTTCTCGAGACTTGCGACAATCATAGCCGTGAGTTGATTCTCTCGCGTGTGCGGGTccatttgaatactctcaagagaTACACATATGGCAAACACATTGTTGCTCGTGTTGAAAAGCTCGTAACCGCCGGAG AAAGATGTATAGGGATGTCATCCCTGTGTTCTGCATAA